A genome region from Deinococcus seoulensis includes the following:
- a CDS encoding M67 family metallopeptidase — translation MLLPDSLRAGLWAHARRDAPRECVGALGGLTVPPAAGALGGLTVPPAAGALPTWQVRTLYPLPNTARDPQREYLADPLHLLRALKAMRAEGLELVGLYHSHPRGPDRPSPTDTRLATYDVPYLIADLSGGTLRAYLLPAGQEVPVLAALAPEQRM, via the coding sequence CTGCTGCTTCCCGATTCACTGCGGGCCGGACTGTGGGCCCACGCCCGCCGGGACGCTCCGCGCGAGTGCGTGGGCGCGCTGGGCGGCCTGACCGTGCCCCCCGCAGCGGGCGCGCTGGGCGGCCTGACCGTGCCCCCCGCAGCGGGCGCGCTGCCCACCTGGCAGGTGCGGACGCTGTACCCGCTGCCGAACACCGCCCGCGACCCGCAGCGCGAGTACCTGGCCGACCCGCTGCACCTGCTGCGCGCCCTGAAAGCCATGCGCGCCGAGGGCCTGGAACTGGTGGGCCTGTACCACAGCCACCCGCGCGGCCCGGACCGGCCCAGCCCCACCGACACCCGGCTGGCGACCTACGACGTGCCGTACCTGATCGCGGACCTCAGCGGCGGCACGCTGCGCGCCTACCTGCTACCCGCCGGGCAGGAAGTCCCGGTCCTCGCGGCCCTTGCACCTGAACAGCGGATGTGA
- a CDS encoding AAA family ATPase, producing MPDRMPGRIHALHGFIGSGKTTLARTLETQLGALRFTSDEWMTALYGQDPPADEFPVLFRRVMTVMEAQWTRAVTLGVPVILDHGFWTRATRDEVRAQASALGAPLTLHVLAVPDAEAHRRVQARNLQPGALLIADDTFDLFRDRFEPLTPDEEALQQVIRY from the coding sequence ATGCCGGACCGGATGCCGGGGCGCATCCACGCGCTGCACGGCTTCATCGGCAGCGGCAAGACCACCCTGGCCCGCACGCTGGAAACGCAGCTGGGCGCGCTGCGCTTCACGTCCGACGAGTGGATGACCGCCCTGTACGGCCAGGACCCGCCCGCCGACGAATTCCCGGTCCTGTTCCGGCGCGTGATGACCGTCATGGAGGCCCAGTGGACCCGCGCCGTCACGCTGGGCGTGCCGGTCATTCTGGATCACGGATTCTGGACCCGCGCGACCCGCGACGAAGTGCGCGCGCAGGCCTCCGCACTGGGCGCACCGCTGACCCTGCACGTCCTGGCCGTCCCGGACGCCGAGGCGCACCGCCGGGTGCAGGCCCGCAACCTCCAGCCGGGCGCGCTGCTGATCGCCGACGACACCTTCGACCTGTTCCGCGATCGCTTCGAGCCGCTCACCCCGGACGAGGAGGCCTTGCAGCAGGTCATCCGGTACTGA
- the pulA gene encoding pullulanase-type alpha-1,6-glucosidase: MKRLATLLTVALSAAAGAQTSLPTGVARVHYQRADGAYAGWGLHVWEDTAAQVMWEKPLAQSGRDDFGTYFDIPLKPGAQKLGLIVHRGDTKDAERDLWFDLSRGRELFLKSGSTNVAYAKGGPFNVDASRAPVAQAAPTTTAPAAAPAASSGAQPIPKNVLRVRYVRPDGKYDGWGLHVWEDTTATVEWSRPLAQTGVDAGGAYWDVPLKAGAAKVGFIVHRGDEKDPGADMFADPGKGNEVTVTSGKTEFAYGAPAALSDPPVPAGVARINYSRPDGKYDGWGLHAWEDTTAQVEWSRPLPQTGTSSFGVYWDVPMKTDWKKLGFIVHNGDNKDPGADQVLTREMGNQAWIVSGNAAVNTTRPDTSVRTVGDLTRAQAVMLSRDLIAVKPELAQPGAFLTLHAARTGGLKLSGAGVDGGDSLTLEEVEGGLTPALLSKAPYLKGYALLRVRPEDRARIPAALQGQVAVSSVLPDGTVLDATGVQTAWALDDLFAYDGPLGAAWQGNIPTLRLWAPTAQDVKLRLTVPGGQETVVPMTRDARGVWTVRGAQTWRGAAYRFEVKVYAPGTGRVETNLVTDPYSVALTRGSARSVLLDLNDPATRPQGWDALKKPALRSASDLSFYELHLRDFSAADSTVPAAQRGTYLAFTQAGSDGVKHLKALADAGLKAVHLLPTFDIATIEEDRAKWKSPGDLSKFAPDSEEQQKAVTAVKDADPYNWGYDPYHYMVPEGSYAVNPDQRTLEYRRMVAALNGLGLRVVQDVVFNHTAASGQAERSVLDRVVPGYYHRLNANGGVENSTCCSNTATEHVMMRKLMVDTLVLMARAYRVDGFRFDLMGHHMVEDLKAARAALDALTLQRDGVDGRSIYLYGEGWDFGEVQGGARGRNATQLNLFGQGIGTFNDRLRDAVRGGNPFGGLQDQGFATGLFTLPNGQPQNTDRNRALRLADQVRVGLTGNLRDYRFTNGLGKETTGGNVDYNGAPAGYAASPREAISYVSAHDNQTLFDAIALKAPASATPAQRTRMQNLANSVVLLGQGLPFSYAGDEMLRSKSFDTDSYNSGDWFNTLDFTFAGNGFGKGLPPAEKNAGNWDLYRPLLGNPALKPAPAEMRRAFDHYREMLRVRYSSSLFRLETAAQVQAGLSFLNVGPTQVPGVIAMKLSGAVSATNPYLSVVVVFNGSGQNVTLTDPALTGLNLSLHPVLAASSDATVKGSRAAGSSVTVPGLTTAVFVGK; the protein is encoded by the coding sequence ATGAAACGACTGGCGACCCTTCTGACGGTCGCGCTTTCTGCTGCGGCAGGAGCGCAAACATCCCTTCCCACCGGCGTGGCGCGCGTGCATTACCAGCGCGCGGACGGCGCGTATGCGGGCTGGGGCCTGCACGTCTGGGAGGACACGGCAGCCCAGGTGATGTGGGAGAAACCGCTGGCCCAGAGCGGCCGGGACGATTTCGGCACTTACTTCGACATTCCCCTGAAACCCGGCGCGCAGAAACTGGGCCTGATCGTCCATAGGGGCGACACCAAGGACGCGGAGAGGGATCTGTGGTTCGACCTGAGCCGGGGCCGGGAACTGTTCCTGAAGTCCGGCAGCACGAACGTGGCGTACGCGAAGGGTGGGCCGTTCAACGTGGACGCCAGCCGGGCGCCGGTCGCGCAGGCGGCGCCCACCACGACTGCACCCGCCGCGGCTCCTGCGGCCAGCAGCGGCGCGCAGCCCATCCCGAAGAACGTGCTGCGCGTGCGTTACGTACGCCCGGACGGCAAGTACGACGGCTGGGGCCTGCACGTCTGGGAGGACACCACCGCCACGGTCGAGTGGAGCAGGCCTCTGGCGCAGACGGGCGTGGACGCGGGCGGCGCGTACTGGGACGTGCCGCTGAAGGCGGGCGCGGCGAAGGTGGGGTTCATCGTGCACAGGGGCGACGAGAAGGACCCCGGCGCCGACATGTTCGCCGACCCCGGCAAGGGGAACGAGGTGACGGTCACCAGTGGTAAGACCGAGTTCGCGTACGGGGCGCCCGCCGCGCTAAGTGATCCGCCCGTTCCGGCTGGCGTGGCGCGCATCAACTACTCCCGCCCGGACGGCAAGTACGACGGCTGGGGCCTGCACGCCTGGGAGGACACGACCGCGCAGGTCGAGTGGAGCAGGCCTCTGCCCCAGACCGGCACGAGCAGCTTCGGCGTGTACTGGGACGTGCCCATGAAGACAGACTGGAAGAAACTGGGGTTCATCGTGCATAACGGCGACAACAAGGATCCGGGTGCGGATCAGGTGCTGACCCGCGAGATGGGGAATCAGGCGTGGATCGTGAGTGGAAACGCCGCCGTGAACACCACCCGCCCGGATACCAGCGTCCGCACGGTGGGCGACCTGACGCGCGCACAGGCGGTGATGCTGTCGCGGGACCTGATCGCCGTGAAGCCGGAGCTGGCGCAGCCCGGCGCGTTCCTGACGCTGCACGCCGCGCGGACCGGGGGCCTGAAACTGAGCGGGGCGGGCGTGGACGGCGGCGACAGCCTGACGCTGGAGGAGGTCGAGGGGGGCCTGACGCCCGCGCTGCTGTCCAAGGCGCCGTACCTGAAGGGCTACGCGCTGCTGCGGGTGCGCCCGGAGGACCGCGCCCGCATTCCGGCTGCCTTGCAGGGGCAGGTGGCGGTGAGCAGCGTCCTGCCGGACGGCACGGTGCTGGACGCGACCGGCGTGCAGACCGCCTGGGCGCTGGATGACCTGTTCGCGTACGACGGGCCGCTGGGAGCCGCGTGGCAGGGGAACATCCCGACCCTGCGCCTGTGGGCACCGACCGCGCAGGACGTCAAATTACGCCTGACCGTCCCCGGTGGTCAGGAGACGGTCGTGCCGATGACCCGTGACGCCAGGGGCGTGTGGACGGTCAGGGGCGCGCAGACCTGGCGCGGCGCCGCGTACCGTTTCGAGGTGAAGGTGTACGCGCCGGGTACCGGGCGGGTCGAGACGAACCTCGTGACGGACCCGTACTCGGTGGCGCTGACGCGGGGCAGCGCCCGCTCGGTGCTGCTGGACCTGAACGATCCGGCCACCAGACCGCAGGGCTGGGACGCGCTGAAAAAACCGGCGCTGCGCTCGGCCAGCGACCTGAGTTTCTACGAGCTGCACCTGCGGGACTTCAGCGCGGCGGACAGCACCGTTCCGGCGGCGCAGCGCGGCACGTACCTCGCGTTCACGCAGGCGGGCAGTGACGGCGTGAAACACCTGAAAGCCCTGGCCGACGCGGGCCTGAAGGCCGTGCACCTGCTGCCCACCTTCGACATCGCCACCATCGAGGAGGACCGCGCGAAATGGAAGTCGCCGGGCGACCTCTCTAAGTTCGCGCCGGACAGCGAGGAGCAGCAGAAGGCCGTCACGGCCGTCAAGGACGCCGACCCCTACAACTGGGGTTACGACCCGTACCACTACATGGTCCCGGAAGGCAGTTACGCCGTGAACCCCGATCAGCGCACCCTGGAGTACCGCCGCATGGTGGCCGCGCTGAACGGCCTGGGCCTGCGGGTCGTGCAGGACGTGGTGTTCAACCACACCGCCGCCAGTGGTCAGGCCGAGCGAAGCGTGCTGGACCGCGTCGTGCCCGGCTACTACCACCGCCTGAACGCCAACGGGGGCGTCGAGAACTCCACCTGCTGCTCGAACACCGCCACCGAGCACGTCATGATGCGCAAGCTGATGGTGGATACGCTGGTGCTGATGGCCCGCGCGTACCGGGTGGACGGCTTCCGCTTCGACCTGATGGGCCACCACATGGTCGAGGACCTGAAAGCCGCCCGCGCCGCGCTGGACGCCCTGACCCTTCAACGCGACGGCGTGGACGGCCGCAGCATCTACCTGTACGGCGAGGGCTGGGACTTCGGAGAGGTGCAGGGCGGCGCGCGTGGCAGGAACGCCACGCAGCTGAACCTGTTCGGGCAGGGCATCGGGACCTTCAACGACCGCCTGCGCGACGCGGTGCGCGGCGGCAACCCCTTCGGCGGCCTGCAGGACCAGGGCTTCGCGACCGGGCTGTTCACGCTCCCGAACGGGCAACCGCAGAACACGGACCGCAACCGCGCGCTGCGACTGGCGGATCAGGTGCGGGTCGGCCTGACCGGGAACCTGCGCGACTACCGTTTCACGAACGGACTGGGCAAGGAAACCACGGGCGGAAACGTGGACTACAACGGCGCGCCCGCCGGGTACGCCGCCAGCCCCCGCGAGGCGATCTCGTACGTCAGCGCGCACGACAACCAGACGCTGTTCGACGCCATCGCCCTGAAAGCCCCGGCCAGCGCCACGCCCGCCCAGCGGACCCGCATGCAGAACCTCGCCAACAGCGTGGTGCTGCTGGGCCAGGGCCTGCCGTTCAGTTACGCCGGGGACGAGATGCTGCGCTCCAAGAGCTTCGACACCGACAGTTACAACAGCGGCGACTGGTTCAACACCCTGGACTTCACGTTCGCCGGGAACGGCTTCGGGAAGGGCCTGCCGCCCGCCGAGAAGAACGCAGGCAACTGGGACCTGTACCGCCCGCTGCTGGGCAACCCCGCCCTGAAACCCGCCCCGGCCGAGATGCGGCGCGCCTTCGACCACTACCGCGAGATGCTGCGCGTGCGGTACTCCAGCAGCCTCTTCCGCCTGGAGACGGCCGCGCAGGTGCAGGCGGGCCTGAGCTTCCTGAACGTCGGCCCCACGCAGGTGCCGGGCGTGATCGCCATGAAACTCAGCGGCGCGGTCAGCGCCACCAACCCCTACCTCAGCGTGGTCGTGGTGTTCAACGGCAGCGGCCAGAACGTCACCCTGACCGACCCGGCCCTGACCGGACTGAACCTGAGCCTGCACCCGGTCCTGGCCGCCAGCAGCGACGCGACCGTGAAAGGCAGCCGCGCGGCGGGCAGCAGCGTGACCGTGCCGGGCCTGACCACGGCCGTGTTCGTCGGGAAGTAA
- a CDS encoding DNA translocase FtsK: MAKARSRGAPPVGRFDGEALGLVLFALGIFLGVTVLLPPAGAAVGAGVGSEGIMERARSLLTSWLGWGAWLLPVVPVAYGVLVFLGRDLGNLSRRVAGGVIVALSMLALHEVAQPDAAGLLAREAMGPLLAAVGYLAALVPLVTLTLGAEVMLRLRPLTVLKGFFLMISVLLGGGAAQVQGVIEARQEGREAARVRASARQGVAATARDVDLLRRLYPQADAPRTLQTELRDAQREIRTLDEAGLKNLDRDLAAWRETLRTFVGDAARDLREQVAAEAPDAGANVEAAANELRAGRHELSIELPSTLASGALERLRRAMVMDIQRLAQRAGRLERDRKAAEKTLAKPDAGLLTRELPAHQERAQEWLELVADFTAWRGRLHAYAGWPDLTAAFDRAPTEAAAQLAEALAADPDGTLADPAEWRAHLARVQEEARRRAEAMSTPAVAALPTLDFDFSAAPAAQPGPLPVQASVQEAAPAPGLWTRPGETLMPHVPVPTPVPVPTPAPVSTAAPAPGPVTAPPLPAVQPAVPAAVSAAVSVSAAVPVGAGLPPAATRTPVTLPPAEPPDPAFDDPAFDDPAFDTFDNLDLGPDGAQASADFQGSGDTVDHDGGAFLPPPPAAQTGAALDPFSDWDDDDLPFGPATSGAGADAQDSVAARASAPWEAAAVSPAPPAPVPPALVPPALVPPAPVPPAPAPVAPAPVAALPHEKLAALAALERPPVQGALPLALPTYALLDAIPAAALNTEALDISARQRAGLIDETLRHFNLQARVVDYARGPTVTRYEIEPAPGEKISRIAGLANDLARALAVGGVRIEAPVPGKSVIGLEVPNAEREPVTFHQAADAPSFRATRAKLPIILGKSIDGELMVGDLAKMPHLLVAGSTGSGKSVCVNTLITSLLFRYLPTELRFLMIDPKMVELTPYDGIPHLVRNVVTNPVDAAGVLLGAVAHMERRYKMMSQVGAKNLEQFNAKMRQIGETELPHLVIIIDELADLMITSPKEVEGAIMRLAQMARATGMHLVLATQRPSVDILTSLIKVNVPARIAFAVSSSHDSRTILDAMGAERLTGMGDMLFYQPGLIKPLRLQGPYISEVESARIADELRRQVFEDAFVEAYGSDFEGGVEASGPGGDRSNMDFSDPLLRQAAQICIEEGQGSVSRLQRRLSVGHARAGKLMDMLEAMGIVSKHQGSKPRDVLVSEADLAEHFGR; this comes from the coding sequence ATGGCGAAGGCTCGTTCAAGGGGTGCTCCTCCGGTAGGAAGATTTGACGGAGAGGCGCTGGGCCTGGTGCTGTTCGCGCTGGGTATTTTTCTGGGGGTCACGGTGCTGCTGCCGCCGGCGGGGGCCGCTGTCGGGGCCGGGGTGGGCAGCGAGGGCATCATGGAGCGCGCCCGGTCGCTGCTGACCTCCTGGCTGGGGTGGGGCGCGTGGCTGCTGCCGGTCGTGCCGGTCGCGTACGGGGTGCTGGTGTTCCTGGGCCGCGACCTGGGCAACCTGTCTCGCCGGGTGGCGGGCGGCGTGATCGTGGCGCTGTCCATGCTGGCGCTGCACGAGGTGGCGCAGCCGGACGCGGCGGGCCTGCTGGCCCGTGAAGCGATGGGGCCGCTGCTGGCCGCCGTGGGGTACCTCGCGGCGCTCGTTCCGCTGGTCACGTTGACGCTGGGCGCCGAGGTCATGCTGCGCCTGCGGCCCCTGACCGTCCTGAAGGGCTTCTTCCTGATGATCAGCGTGCTGCTGGGCGGCGGGGCGGCGCAGGTGCAGGGCGTCATCGAGGCCCGCCAGGAGGGCCGCGAGGCTGCCCGCGTGCGCGCCTCGGCCCGGCAGGGCGTGGCCGCCACCGCCCGTGACGTGGACCTGCTGCGCCGCCTGTACCCGCAGGCGGACGCGCCCCGCACCCTGCAGACCGAACTGCGCGACGCGCAGCGCGAGATCCGCACGCTGGACGAGGCAGGCCTGAAGAACCTGGACCGCGACCTCGCCGCGTGGCGCGAAACCCTGCGGACCTTCGTCGGGGACGCCGCCCGCGACCTGCGTGAACAGGTGGCCGCCGAGGCCCCGGACGCCGGAGCGAACGTCGAGGCGGCCGCCAACGAACTGCGCGCCGGACGGCACGAGCTGAGCATCGAGCTGCCCAGCACCCTCGCCAGCGGCGCGCTGGAGCGGCTACGCCGCGCGATGGTCATGGACATCCAGCGGCTCGCGCAGCGTGCCGGGAGGCTGGAACGCGACCGCAAGGCCGCCGAGAAGACCCTGGCGAAACCGGACGCGGGCCTGCTGACCCGCGAACTGCCGGCCCATCAGGAACGCGCGCAGGAGTGGCTGGAACTCGTCGCGGACTTCACGGCGTGGCGGGGCCGCCTGCACGCGTACGCGGGCTGGCCGGACCTGACGGCCGCGTTCGACCGCGCGCCGACCGAGGCGGCCGCGCAACTGGCCGAGGCGCTGGCCGCCGATCCGGACGGCACGCTGGCCGACCCGGCCGAGTGGCGGGCGCATCTGGCGCGCGTGCAGGAGGAAGCCCGCCGCCGCGCCGAGGCCATGAGCACGCCCGCCGTGGCCGCGCTGCCCACCCTGGACTTCGATTTCAGCGCCGCGCCTGCCGCGCAGCCCGGCCCGCTCCCCGTTCAGGCGTCCGTTCAGGAGGCCGCGCCCGCGCCGGGCCTGTGGACCCGCCCCGGCGAGACGCTGATGCCCCACGTGCCCGTACCGACGCCCGTGCCTGTACCGACGCCTGCGCCCGTATCCACTGCTGCGCCCGCGCCGGGTCCCGTGACGGCGCCGCCCCTGCCTGCCGTCCAGCCTGCAGTTCCGGCGGCAGTGTCGGCGGCAGTGTCAGTGTCGGCGGCGGTGCCTGTGGGGGCCGGACTGCCGCCCGCCGCGACCCGCACGCCGGTCACGTTGCCGCCCGCCGAGCCGCCCGACCCGGCGTTCGACGACCCCGCATTCGACGACCCGGCATTCGACACCTTCGACAACCTGGACCTCGGCCCGGACGGGGCGCAGGCGTCGGCCGACTTCCAGGGGTCCGGCGACACCGTGGACCATGACGGGGGCGCCTTCCTGCCGCCGCCCCCGGCTGCGCAGACCGGAGCGGCGCTGGATCCCTTCAGCGACTGGGACGACGACGACCTGCCGTTCGGCCCGGCGACCAGCGGCGCGGGCGCGGACGCTCAGGATTCCGTCGCCGCCCGCGCGTCCGCGCCGTGGGAGGCGGCGGCCGTCTCCCCTGCCCCGCCCGCACCAGTCCCGCCCGCACTGGTCCCGCCCGCACTGGTCCCGCCCGCACCGGTCCCTCCTGCACCGGCACCAGTTGCGCCCGCGCCGGTGGCGGCCCTGCCGCACGAGAAGCTGGCGGCCCTGGCGGCGCTGGAGCGGCCGCCCGTGCAGGGGGCGCTGCCGCTGGCGCTGCCCACGTACGCGCTGCTGGACGCCATTCCGGCGGCGGCGCTGAACACCGAGGCGCTGGACATCTCGGCGCGGCAGCGGGCGGGCCTGATCGACGAGACGCTGCGGCACTTCAACCTGCAGGCGCGAGTGGTGGATTACGCGCGCGGGCCGACCGTCACCCGTTACGAGATCGAACCGGCGCCGGGTGAGAAGATCAGCCGCATCGCGGGCCTCGCGAACGATCTGGCGCGCGCGCTGGCGGTGGGGGGCGTGCGTATCGAGGCGCCGGTGCCGGGCAAGAGCGTGATCGGTCTGGAAGTCCCGAACGCCGAGCGTGAACCCGTCACGTTCCATCAGGCGGCGGACGCACCGAGTTTCCGGGCGACCCGCGCGAAACTGCCGATCATTCTGGGCAAGAGCATCGACGGTGAACTGATGGTCGGGGACCTCGCCAAGATGCCGCACCTGCTGGTGGCGGGCAGTACGGGCAGCGGGAAGTCGGTGTGTGTGAACACGCTGATCACCAGTCTGCTGTTCCGGTACCTGCCGACCGAACTGCGGTTCCTGATGATCGACCCGAAGATGGTGGAACTCACGCCGTACGACGGGATTCCGCACCTGGTGCGCAACGTGGTCACCAACCCGGTGGACGCGGCGGGCGTGCTGCTGGGCGCCGTGGCGCACATGGAGCGGCGGTACAAGATGATGTCGCAGGTGGGCGCCAAGAACCTCGAGCAGTTCAACGCGAAGATGCGGCAGATCGGCGAGACGGAACTGCCGCACCTGGTGATCATCATCGACGAGCTGGCGGACCTGATGATCACCAGCCCCAAGGAGGTCGAGGGCGCGATCATGCGGCTGGCGCAGATGGCCCGCGCGACCGGCATGCACCTGGTGCTGGCGACGCAGCGGCCCAGCGTGGACATCCTGACCAGCCTGATCAAGGTGAACGTCCCGGCCAGGATCGCGTTCGCGGTGAGCAGCAGTCACGATTCCCGCACGATTCTGGACGCCATGGGTGCCGAGCGCCTGACCGGCATGGGCGACATGCTGTTCTACCAGCCGGGGCTGATCAAGCCGCTGCGGTTGCAGGGGCCGTACATCAGCGAGGTCGAGTCGGCCCGCATTGCCGACGAACTGCGCCGTCAGGTGTTCGAGGACGCCTTCGTGGAAGCCTACGGTTCGGATTTCGAGGGGGGCGTGGAGGCCAGCGGGCCGGGCGGGGACCGCTCGAACATGGACTTCAGTGACCCGCTGCTGCGGCAGGCGGCGCAGATCTGCATCGAGGAGGGTCAGGGGAGCGTGTCGAGGTTGCAGCGTCGCCTGTCGGTAGGGCACGCCCGCGCCGGGAAGCTGATGGACATGCTCGAGGCGATGGGGATCGTCAGCAAGCACCAGGGCAGCAAGCCGCGCGACGTGCTGGTCAGTGAGGCGGACCTCGCCGAGCATTTCGGACGCTGA
- a CDS encoding nucleoside hydrolase has translation MTSRTPAHPAPLPVIFDGDPGLDDAVGWLLALGSPEDVQVLGFTAVHGNVPLDLTTRNAGVVLALAGEAGRNVPYFAGADRPLLREGVTAASVHGATGLPAAGLPEPLRGPEAGHAVDFIIRTVRARPGEVTLVPTGPLTNVALALRMAPDIAPLIREIVWMGGSTGHGNRTPAAEFNALVDPHAAQIVFASGVPLRMVGLNVTMQAVATPGRVDALRALGNRAGAACAELLTFYAGVYRDRYGLSGGALHDPLAVAAALHPDLLDWQAMNVQVETQEGLNLGRTVCDLYGVTGQPANAQVAVGVRDGAFFDLLLERIARLP, from the coding sequence ATGACTTCCCGGACCCCCGCCCACCCCGCGCCCCTGCCCGTGATCTTCGACGGTGACCCCGGCCTGGACGACGCGGTGGGCTGGCTGCTGGCGCTGGGCAGCCCGGAGGACGTGCAGGTGCTGGGCTTCACGGCCGTGCACGGGAACGTGCCGCTGGACCTGACGACCCGGAACGCGGGCGTGGTGCTGGCCCTGGCGGGCGAGGCGGGGCGGAACGTGCCGTACTTCGCGGGCGCGGACCGGCCCCTGCTGCGCGAGGGCGTCACGGCGGCCAGCGTGCACGGCGCGACCGGCCTCCCGGCGGCGGGCCTGCCGGAGCCGCTGCGGGGGCCGGAGGCAGGGCACGCGGTGGACTTCATCATCCGGACGGTGCGGGCGCGTCCGGGCGAGGTGACGCTGGTGCCGACGGGCCCGCTCACGAACGTGGCACTGGCGCTGAGGATGGCACCGGATATCGCCCCGCTGATCCGCGAGATCGTGTGGATGGGCGGCAGTACCGGGCACGGGAACCGCACCCCGGCCGCCGAGTTCAACGCGCTGGTGGACCCGCACGCCGCGCAGATCGTGTTCGCTTCGGGCGTGCCGCTGCGGATGGTGGGCCTGAACGTGACCATGCAGGCGGTCGCCACGCCCGGGCGGGTGGACGCCCTGCGCGCCCTGGGAAACCGCGCGGGCGCCGCGTGCGCCGAGCTGCTGACCTTCTACGCGGGCGTGTACCGCGACCGCTACGGCCTGAGCGGCGGCGCGCTGCACGACCCACTGGCGGTCGCGGCGGCCCTGCATCCGGACCTGCTGGACTGGCAGGCCATGAACGTGCAGGTCGAGACGCAGGAGGGGCTCAACCTGGGCCGCACCGTCTGCGACCTGTACGGCGTGACCGGGCAGCCCGCGAACGCGCAGGTGGCGGTCGGCGTGCGCGACGGCGCGTTCTTCGACCTGCTGCTGGAACGGATCGCGCGCCTGCCCTGA
- the galK gene encoding galactokinase: MSTPATPAASIPTFEQHFGRAPQVTASAPGRVNLLGEHTDYQGGFVLPTAIPQVTTVALGANGTREHRVFAADLNEQSTFPVGGNAEGGFARYVAGALALGGAPDGLDVHVTSNVPMGAGLSSSAALEVAVLRGLRDLGILDASDERVALIAQRVEHEFVGVQCGIMDQMASSVANSTTMLLLDTRSLERHLLPLPAASEVLVIDSGVPRKLAESGYNERRAQVEEAARLLGVTELRDVQDPQSVEALPKPLRERARHVVSENARVQAALAEGGVDAARFGVLMNASHASLRDDYAVSHPQVDALVALLQAHPDVFGARMTGAGFGGAVVALVRAGQAGAVAQAVLSQYGPEGRQVVP; this comes from the coding sequence GTGAGCACCCCAGCCACCCCTGCCGCCAGCATTCCCACCTTCGAGCAGCACTTCGGCCGCGCGCCGCAGGTCACGGCGTCCGCGCCGGGCCGCGTGAACCTGCTGGGCGAGCACACCGACTACCAGGGCGGGTTCGTGCTGCCCACCGCCATCCCGCAGGTGACGACCGTGGCCCTGGGTGCCAACGGCACGCGCGAGCACCGCGTGTTCGCCGCCGACCTGAACGAACAGAGCACCTTCCCGGTCGGCGGGAACGCCGAAGGCGGATTTGCGCGTTACGTGGCGGGCGCCCTGGCGCTGGGCGGCGCGCCGGACGGGCTGGACGTGCACGTCACGTCGAACGTGCCGATGGGCGCGGGCCTGAGCAGCAGCGCCGCGCTGGAAGTCGCGGTCCTGCGTGGCCTACGCGACCTGGGCATCCTGGACGCCAGCGACGAACGCGTCGCCCTGATCGCGCAGCGCGTCGAGCACGAGTTCGTGGGCGTGCAGTGCGGCATCATGGACCAGATGGCCAGCTCGGTGGCGAACAGCACGACCATGCTGCTGCTCGACACCCGCAGCCTGGAACGCCACCTGCTGCCCCTGCCCGCCGCGTCCGAGGTGCTGGTCATCGACAGCGGCGTGCCCCGCAAACTCGCCGAGAGCGGCTACAACGAACGCCGCGCGCAGGTCGAGGAGGCCGCCCGCCTGCTGGGCGTGACCGAACTGCGCGACGTGCAGGACCCCCAGAGCGTGGAGGCGCTGCCCAAACCGCTGCGCGAACGGGCGCGGCACGTGGTCAGCGAGAACGCCCGCGTGCAGGCCGCCCTGGCCGAGGGAGGCGTGGACGCCGCCCGCTTCGGCGTGCTGATGAACGCCAGTCACGCCAGCCTGCGCGACGACTACGCCGTCAGCCACCCGCAGGTGGACGCACTCGTGGCACTGCTGCAGGCGCACCCGGACGTGTTCGGGGCGCGCATGACCGGCGCGGGCTTCGGCGGCGCGGTCGTGGCACTCGTGCGGGCCGGGCAGGCGGGGGCGGTCGCGCAGGCCGTGCTCTCGCAGTACGGCCCCGAGGGACGGCAGGTCGTTCCCTGA